Sequence from the Mytilus galloprovincialis chromosome 13, xbMytGall1.hap1.1, whole genome shotgun sequence genome:
TCAGTAGGCTGTTGTATACTAAACTAGATAGGTTTCCAGTAGGCTGCTGTTTACTATACTAGGTAGGTTTCCAGTAGGCTGCTCTTCACTATACTAGGTAGGTTTCCAGTAGGCTGCTGTTTACTAAACTAGGTAGGTTTCCAGAAGGCTGCTGTTTACTAAACTAGGTAGGTTTCCAGTAGGCTGCTGTTTACTAAACTAGGTAGGTTTCCAGTAGGCTGCTGTTTACTAAACTAGGTAGGTTTCCAGTAGGCTTCTGTTTACTAAACTAGGTAGGTTTCCAGTAGGCTGCTGTTTACTAAACTAGGTAGGTTTCCAGAAGGCTGCTGTTTACTTAACTAGGTAGGTTTCCAGTAGGCTGCTGTATACTAAACTAGGAAGGTTTCCAGTAGGCTGCTGTTTACTAAACTAGATAGGTTTCCAGTAGGCTGATGTTTACTAAACTAGGTAGGTTTCCAGTAGGCTGTTGTATACTAAACTAGGTAGGTTTCCAGTAGGCTGCTGTTTACTAAACTAGGTAGGTTTCCATGCCAGTAGGCTGCTGTTTACTATAATAGGTAGGTTTCCAGTAGGCTGCTGTATACCAAAATAGGAAGGTTTCCAGTAGGCTGCTGTTTACTATCATAGGTAGGTTTCCAGTAGGCTGCTGTTTACTAAACTAGGTAGGTTTCCAGTAGGCTACTGTTTACTAAACTAGGTAGGTTTCCAGTAGGCTGCTGTTTACTTAACTAGGTAGGTTTCCAGTAGGCTGCTGTTTACTAAACTAGGTAGGTTTCCAGTAGGCTACTGTTTACTAAACTAGGTAGATTTCCAGTAGGCTGCTGTTTACTAAACTAGGTAGGTTTCCAGTAGGCTGCTGTTTACTAAACTAGGTAGGTTTCCAGTAGGCTGCTGTTTACTAAACTAGGTAGGTTTCCAGTAGGCTGTTGTTTACTAAACTAGGTAGGTTTCCAGTAGGCTGCTGTTTACTAAACTAGGTAGGTTTCCAGTAGGCTGCTGTTTACTAAACTAGGTAGGTTTCCATTAATCTGCTGTTTACTATACTAGGTAGGTTTCCATTAGACTGCTGTTTACTAAACTAGGTAGGCTTCCAGTAGGCTGCTGTTTACTAAACTAGGTAGATTTCCAGTAGGCTGCTGTTTACTAAACTAGGTAGGTTTCCAGTAGGCTGCTGTTTACTAAACTAGGTAGGTTTCCAGTAGGCTGCTGTTTACTAAACTAGGTAGGTTTCCAGTAGGCTGTTGTTTACTAAACTAGGTAGGTTTCCAGTAGGCTGCTGTTTACTAAACTAGGTAGGTTTCCAGTAGGCTGCTGTTTACTAAACTAGGTAGGTTTCCATTAATCTGCTGTTTACTATACTAGGTAGGTTTCCATTAGGCTGCTGTTTACTAAACTAGGTAGGCTTCCAGTAGGCTGCTGTTTACTAAACTAGGTAGGTTTAAAGTAGGCTGCTGTTTACTAAACTAGGTAGGTTTCCAGTAGGCTGCTGTTTACTAAACTAGGTAGGTTTCCAGTAGGCTGCTCTTCACTATACTAGGTAGGTTTCCAGTAGGCTGCTGTTTACTAAACTAGGTAGGTTTCCAGAAGGCTGCTGTTTACTAAACTAGGTAGGTTTCCAGTAGGCTGTTGTATACTAAACTAGGTAGGTTTCCAGTAGGCTGCTGTTTACTATACTAGGTAGGTTTCTAGTAGGCTGCTGTTTACTAAACAAGGTAGGTTTCCAGTAGGCTGTTGTATACTAAACTAGGTAGGTTTCCAGTAGGCTGCTGTTTACTAAACTAGGTAGGTTTCCAGAAGGCTGCTGTTTACTAAACTAGGTAGGTTTCCAGTAGGCTGCAGTATACTAAACTAGATAGGTTTCCAGTAGGCTGCTGTTTACTAAACTAGGTAGGTTTCCAGTAGGCTGCTGTTTACTAAACTAGGTAGGTTTCCAGTAGGCTGCTGTATACTAAACTAGGTAGGTTTCCAGTAATCTGCTGTTTACTAAACTAGATAGGTTTCCAGTAGGCTGCTGTTTACTATACTAGGTAGGTTTCTAGTAGGCTGCTGTTTACTAAATTAGGTAGGTTTCCAGTAGGCTGCTCTTTACTATACTAGGTAGGTTTCCAGTAGGCTGCTGTTTACTAAACTAGGTAGGTTTCCAGAAGGCTGCTGTTTACTAAACTAGGTAGGTTTCCAGTAGGCTGCTGTATACTAAACTAGGAAGGTTTCCAGTAGGCTGCTGTTTACTAAATTAGGTAGGTTTCCAGTAGGCTTCTGTTTACTAAACTAGGTAGGTTTCCAGTAGGCTGCTCTTCACTATACTAGGTAGGTTTCCAGTAGGCTGCTGTTTACTAAACTAGGTAGGTTTCCATGCCAGTAGGCTGCTGTTTACTAAAGTAGGTAGGTTTCCAGTAGGCTGCTGTATACTAAACTAGGAAGGTTTCCAGTAGGCTGCTGTTTACTATAATAGGTAGGTTTCCAGTAGGCTGCTGTTTACTAAACTAGGTAGGTTTCCAGTAGGCTACAGTTTACTAAACTAGGTAGGTTTCCAGTAGGCTGCTGTTTACTAAACTAGGTAGGTTTCCAGTAGGCTGCTGTTTACTAAACTAGGTAGGTTTCCAGAAGCTGCTGTTTACTATACTAGGTAGGTTTCCAGTAGGCTGCTGTTTACTAAACTAGGTAGGCAACATCAAACAATTTttcgaataataatgaatccacagattTATAATTACATGAATTGATTTACTGGGTACAATATAATTCTTCTATTTCAGGTATGTCTTACTAAAAGAGAGAAATATGTTGTTTACTATGGAACAGATATATGATGATGAGGTGCTCACAGTTCCTAATCCTGAAAGAAAGTGGAaggtatttatttcatttttatgctCACCTACAATCATGACCTTTGTGATTTTACCACAAACTTAATGCTCTCTAACTACACTTCTACAACATCAACAACCAAACCAccattgttttgaacatgttcaaaatttgcCACGCTCATCAcaatcttgaagacctcaccacaaccatgatacgaccttactgcgatctaaaAAATTGCACTATGAttgtcaaaatttgcattttttcacaGATCTATGTTCGACCGTGACCTAGTGTGACTGCAGTTTTAGGAATATACAAGACATTTGTCAGCTGGCTTGCAACCTGGTACACCAGACATGCATTTGTTTACTTAAGATTTATCATTGGGCTCAAATTAAAAAAGATGGATGGccataaaatgatttttatacattGAACCACAAGAAAAAATTTGGGATCATATAATGTATGATGTTGTCGTCTGCCTCGTCGTCGGAAAACACACTGGTTTTCCGACAATAACTGAAGTTTAAGAAAATGGATCTCGATTAAACTTTTGAAGaaagttcaataccacaaaaggaagattgggattgattttggggatgatggtcccaaccgtttaagAATTAGGGACCTAAAAGGGACCCCAAACAAGCATTTAtttagtttcaagacaataacttttgtattagtatttcaattgctctaaaattgtaccacaatgtttaataccacaagtaggAGGTTGGGATTAATTTAAAGGTTTATTGGGCTAACAGTTAAGGATTTAAAGGCCAAAAACAAGCACTTTTCTtgttttgggacaataacttgtgtgtaagtgtatggatctctctgacattgtgccaaaaggttccatataacaaaggaAAGTGTGGGATTGAGTTTGATGTTAATTGCCCAAAacatgtaggaattaggggccaaaaagggccaaaaagaaacatttttctagtttccagacaataacttgtgtttaagtgtatggatctctctgaaattattcTACAAGGTCCCATACTACAAAGGGGGGGGGGACTGGGATTGAGTATTGGGGTAATTGCATTAAGTGGGGTTTCAATAAGGTATGGatgatttttttgttaacaaGTTCTTTAAGggataaattaatttttttttcaaatattttcaaatttcaaatttttgaagagTTTCAAGACGAATTCTTCaaatgcacagtattgcacaatagatttgtaggatctttgaccacatttattttgtgtcagaaacctatattatgtcaaaaacttgatcacaatccaaattcagacagtatcaagctgtGTCCAAATTTGGCCCAACTTTTCAGGGTTCAACTtctgtggtcgtatcaggctgccctcagtgaagcattttatttttggtttttaatttgttttaatctttttgcATGTTGGGGCCTCTATTAGCAGACTTTATGGTATtggtttttgtcattgttgacaGCTGTATTGTGACTTTTAATTGCTTAAATCAACTTTATTTGAAATCTTTTTGATAGTTGTCTCTTGtgtattcataccacatcttcttatttttgtatcagaacataatttttaagtttaaaaaaactaTTTCCAGGTTGATGAATCCATGAGGAACATAGTGGAAGTTATTCAAGAAAGAGAGCGGGCAATTAATATGTTGGAGACGGGTGAAACAGGGGATCCAAAGGTTAGAAAGGTCATGAACTTTCTAGGAATGATAGAAGACCGAACAGAAAAAGAGCATTTGGTTCCAAAGTCTGAAAATCCTGAGTACCAATTACTTCATCCAAAATTTGAGAAGTGgatgatgaaatatttgaaattatacaaTGAGAAACAATTAGGAGAAGAACAACAATTGAAAAAGACGAAGCGAAAATATCAGGAGAGGCTGAAGAAGAAATTCCCACACCTTACACAAGAAGAGTTAGAATTAGGTTGGGAGAAAAAGCAAGAAGAGGCCAAAAAGTTTTCTAGTTACAATGTATAtgattaaacaattaaaattaaaaaaagttactGAATTTTGATATATGTTGAACACCTTCATGAAGGTGGTGTTTCtgtttcaaaagtcataaatcattatatatatattaattataaaatcacATAGAATAATTGTGTTTTCCATCTAggcaaaaatttaaacaatttttttcattgcaaATTTAATTTTTACACTATTAGCCGTTACTTTATGATAAGGtacaaaaatcaatcccaagaaatcattttgttttggcccaagttaacttttaaaatgtttatatcattgaaaaagctccaaattatctcccttaggtGCCATTTtcttgcattaaaattgaaatatcctTTTCAACTCATCAGTGTAATATATAAGCGATTTCTGTTATTTAGTTCCTTTTTATTTCCATATTACCTCTTTTACTCCTATtggttcaacagaaaaaaagtaccctcaacaaaaatgcatgcttatTTCGAAGGAAAATCATACATGTGAGCTTGAATAAtaggtgaccccatttttttattttatttttctattaagtatttgataaagttcatttaatagataatcctatatttaaaaaaaaattggatttaTACCCCCTTAATTTGCATGGCTACCCAAATACGCTTTATAGACATTTTTGGGTTACCTATGTAAAAAAGGACATTTTTATGCTCTGACATAGAAAATAGTTCTACTCTAACCCatctgtacatgtatgtatgatcaTACATCACAGAGATGGTCTAGGTAGCCTTAACTGAATGCTATgatacttatacacaatgcttattaccacaaagtACAGATCAAGCTTAAATTTTGGCGGTGTCACTTTTATTTGtctagagttatgcctctttacaaatggaaaaattactgAATTTTCAGTTGCCGATTTTAAGTTGGCCACactcaaatgttatgaaacttaccacaaaactcagatcaagtacaagtTTGGGTAATGTAACTTTTACTGTTCCTCAGTTATATCCCATTATAactatatgatatgcaagcaggggcatcatctgtctcccttggacacattccccatttttgttttgtttatttgttaaataGCTCCTACACAAAGTCCGAAAATATTTCCCTACAAACATAATAATGTCCATATTAAATATTTTACCTACTTACCTTTCTATTTTTTGTGCCAGGTGTCAGGAACCAAGTTATATTCTGTATCTCTTGCAGCAATGGGTACATATTGAATGGGGAGTTTGTCTGTACTTTTATTCGTCCTTTTGTGACAAGACGTCATATATGCATTTCCTTTCTTTTCAATCGATGGAGACAAAGATGATTTTGTATGTAGAATCATGATCCCTGGTTACACAATCATGCTCCCTGGTTACACTTGAACTCTCTTTGTGTTTGTGTGGGGATTGTCCTTGTAAATAttgttgtaaatacatgtactttagTGACACATCTTCGTTAATCCCGAACGGAAGTGTACACAGATTCCACTGTACTTTCGCAGCTTTCAAGGGTGCTCCAATAACGGAGGAATCTACCAATACATgcgttgctgctcacaaggaaagtattaaacaaaattttccaaagggtgaagttgaaatcatcccttcatataTTTAATGGACgtcatcacaagttggttgaccgttatgcaaTATCTGTTTCGTTCCTATTTCTTTTGTACTATCTTTCCTTTACAAAGCATTAtaaaaattaagaagatgtggtatgattgccaatgaaacaactatccaccagagttcataATGGTTTGTACTAATTTGGTATAATCAAAATTCATCGGCATGTTATCTTCTGCATGTAAAGCAGCTATCAATTAAAAAGCCGTTCTGAACtacctttttgtcgagccttcgactttgtcgaaaaagcgagacatagcgatcctacattccggcGGCGggggcggcgtccacaaatattcagtttgtggttaaagtttttgaaattttaataactttcttacacTATCATGGAATtgtaccaaactaggacagaagcttgtttatgatcataagatagtatccagaagttttttttttttttttttaatcctgtttttccgtattttacttataaataggactaagtttttctgccaggaaatatGACATTTactttgtggttaaagtttttaaaagttttaataactttcttgaactatcctggatttgtaacaaacttggacagaagcttgtttatgatcataagatagtatcaagaagtcgtgaaatattgtaaaaaaatccGTTTTTTCTGGTTTTTTCACTTATAAATtgagcttgtttatgatcaaaagctagtatttaGAAGGAAATttagttaaaattttatttctgtttttccgtattttacttataaatggactaagTTTTTCTTTCAGTTAACCTTCCATACAgactgcagttaaagtttttaaaacatttattagattcataatcTATCCTGGATTataaccaaacttggacagaagcatctttcaatgaaaaaatagtaataagaggaatatttttatttttattttatcgtcGTTTTTGTTAAGGCTGCGATGAACAGCAAAAATaagcgagacactgggttccactgaacccttacgaattttagTTACCCATTTTCCTACTATTATGTTACTTTGTGGGAGTTTTTTCAACTAGGGTAGTACAGAAGCATCAAATATAATTAGGTCACTCTGACCTGCATTTTTGAATCAATAATGATTCAAATGGCTATTTTtcacatatatatgtattatatgccCAAACTCATTTCTTCAATACCAAAGGGGTATTCATTTCGGCTGATTATAGTAACAAAATGAATTTCACTTAAAAAGGAACAGTTGAAATCCTCATCTTTTGCAATTGTTTATTGTCCTATTTTAGGAGCGAACTTTGTAATATTAGAATACTGATGACGTGCATCCTTTCATTGATTATTAAACTTTAGGGACGAGGTGAActatttgatcatgttgatcagTCTTTGAGAATCGGGgaaaaataataactttttgCAATTTAATAACAGTTACGATACCGGCTATTGTATACAACGAAAAATCCATACAACTAAACATTGACCTTGTATTGCCCTTGTGACCTTGTAAGCAAAcgtcaaatatataaatatgtaatccTCTGTGTGACTCAGACTGCAAAATGGAAAAACATAGAATTGGAACTTCACAATATTGTTAAACATATGGCAAGCCAAAGTGGACAAAAAGagctattttttaatattaagaaatcattttctaatattaagaaatcattttctaatattaagaaatcattttctaatattagaaaatcattttctaatattagaaaataatattagaaaatcattatttaatattagaaaatcattttttaatattagaaaaatcattttttaatattagaaaatcattttttaatattagaaaatcattttttaatattagaaaatcatttttcaaAGCGTCTGAATGAAAAGTAATAGCGTTTTATGACgtcattaaatatttatctttcatGGAATTTAGTACGCATTTCCAAAGTTTATTTCTTTGGTGTTGTCTCCATGGGCATTGAAACAATATAGATGATACTGGTGGATATTTCATTATTTGAACAACATGATACAACCGTGTGTTCATTTTTATTGGAATGCGAAACATTAGACAGAATGAAACTAGAATCTAAAGTATCCAAGGATCAGTCCTAGGACCCCAGTTTCTTTGTTTTTACTTATACGCTGAAGGTCCACAATAAACAGCGAGACTGTTTGCGGATGATGCTGTTGTCTACTTAACCACTTCATCAGACGACCTCGGACAACGACTGCCACGAACTACAAGAAGTCCTAGACAAACTGCCGAAATGGAAAAATGTTTGGAAAATGGAGTTCCACCCTGAAAAACGCAGCGTCCtcacaataacaaaaacaaatccaATCAAGCGGTACTACAAACTCACGGACATACTATGGGACATGAAACATCTACAAAATACCTATAGGCTACACCATTGCAAATTATCTAGAGCATATTACATGTAACAACATCACAGGAAAAGCCAGCCGATACCTCGGTTCTTT
This genomic interval carries:
- the LOC143057196 gene encoding large ribosomal subunit protein uL29m-like; this encodes MSLTFINIRTLSNATRQLIKTSLPGVSLHPTSAFNVQHKRPTICDDKCIACSSFHTSSKNYDLMEFFDDRANWKEKEIKTGRPWNVDELRIKSNDDLHKLWYVLLKERNMLFTMEQIYDDEVLTVPNPERKWKVDESMRNIVEVIQERERAINMLETGETGDPKVRKVMNFLGMIEDRTEKEHLVPKSENPEYQLLHPKFEKWMMKYLKLYNEKQLGEEQQLKKTKRKYQERLKKKFPHLTQEELELGWEKKQEEAKKFSSYNVYD